Proteins found in one Litorihabitans aurantiacus genomic segment:
- a CDS encoding type B 50S ribosomal protein L31, with protein sequence MKRDIHPVYEPVVFRDVSVPEGTPGREFLTRSTAATSATATTVWSDGRTYPVVEVQISSVSHPFYTGRQKILDTAGRVEKFNRRYGRSGGAS encoded by the coding sequence ATGAAGAGAGACATCCACCCCGTCTACGAGCCCGTCGTGTTCCGCGACGTCTCCGTGCCCGAGGGCACGCCCGGCCGCGAGTTCCTCACGCGCTCCACGGCGGCCACCTCCGCCACCGCCACGACCGTGTGGTCCGACGGCCGCACCTACCCCGTCGTGGAGGTCCAGATCTCCTCGGTGAGCCACCCGTTCTACACGGGCCGCCAGAAGATCCTCGACACCGCCGGTCGCGTCGAGAAGTTCAACCGCCGCTACGGCCGTTCGGGCGGTGCCTCGTGA
- the rpsN gene encoding 30S ribosomal protein S14, which produces MAKKSKIARNEQRRAVVERHAQVRRELKRASVDPARTDTEREAAMRALHRLPRDASPTRVRNRDVSDGRPRAYYRKFGLSRVKLREMALAGELPGVTKSSW; this is translated from the coding sequence ATGGCCAAGAAGAGCAAGATCGCGCGCAACGAGCAGCGCCGCGCCGTCGTCGAGCGCCACGCGCAGGTGCGGCGCGAGCTGAAGCGCGCGAGCGTCGACCCCGCACGCACCGACACCGAGCGCGAGGCCGCGATGCGCGCGCTGCACCGGCTCCCGCGCGACGCGAGCCCCACCCGCGTGCGCAACCGCGACGTCTCCGACGGTCGGCCGCGCGCCTACTACCGCAAGTTCGGCCTCTCGCGCGTCAAGCTGCGCGAGATGGCCCTCGCCGGGGAGCTCCCCGGCGTGACGAAGTCGAGCTGGTGA